A genomic window from Streptomyces broussonetiae includes:
- a CDS encoding sirohydrochlorin chelatase: MSSPTGPASGLPVRMPRPRQPGRHRRPEPLVAPEGAPALVLAVPGAPSTATRGLAEEVVSIARSELPGLDARIGYLDGDDAEFPTLRSVLARAAEERTARYEQAVAAGVEGIKEPDGPVAVVVPLLAGPDSALLRQIRQSVMDSRVAAELTDALGPHPLLAEALHVRLSEAGLARADRARLFTVATAADGIILASVGGDEAVQAAGITGMLLAARLAVPVMAAALDQEGAISSVAEQLRSSGSQQLALAPYLVGPEIDPGLLAAAAEEAGCATAEPLGAYPAIGKLALAKYTTALGIAPQQPQGTPVR, encoded by the coding sequence GCGACCCCGCCAGCCCGGACGGCACCGCCGCCCGGAACCGCTGGTGGCTCCCGAGGGCGCGCCCGCGCTCGTCCTCGCGGTGCCCGGTGCGCCCAGCACTGCCACCCGCGGCCTCGCCGAGGAGGTCGTGAGCATCGCGCGCTCCGAGCTTCCCGGCCTGGACGCCCGGATCGGGTACCTGGACGGGGACGACGCCGAGTTCCCCACGCTCCGGTCCGTGCTGGCACGCGCCGCCGAGGAGCGCACCGCTCGCTATGAGCAGGCCGTCGCCGCCGGTGTCGAAGGGATCAAGGAGCCCGACGGCCCGGTCGCCGTCGTCGTGCCGCTGCTGGCCGGTCCGGACAGCGCTCTGCTGCGCCAGATCCGTCAGTCCGTGATGGACAGCCGGGTCGCGGCCGAACTGACCGATGCCCTCGGTCCGCACCCGCTGCTCGCCGAGGCGCTGCACGTGCGGCTGTCCGAGGCGGGGCTGGCCCGCGCCGACCGCGCCCGGCTGTTCACCGTGGCCACCGCCGCGGACGGCATCATCCTGGCCTCCGTGGGCGGCGACGAGGCCGTGCAGGCGGCCGGGATCACCGGCATGCTGCTCGCCGCGCGCCTGGCCGTGCCGGTGATGGCGGCGGCCCTGGACCAGGAGGGTGCGATCTCCTCCGTCGCCGAGCAGCTGCGCTCCTCGGGCTCGCAGCAACTGGCCCTGGCGCCGTATCTGGTCGGCCCGGAGATCGACCCGGGGCTGCTGGCGGCGGCTGCCGAAGAGGCGGGCTGCGCCACGGCCGAGCCGCTCGGCGCGTACCCGGCGATCGGCAAGCTCGCCCTTGCCAAGTACACGACGGCACTGGGCATCGCCCCGCAGCAGCCGCAGGGTACGCCGGTCCGCTGA
- a CDS encoding lactonase family protein: MAQDGNSGGRRAFIGSFTAAGGPGLVTAQVAPGGGALTLGPAVNSLPDPSYLVLSPEQDTLYAVSETAEGAVAAFRVGGGRPELAGPPVPVDGSGPTHLALYDGHVLTANYGSGSVTAVPVRPDGALAAKPSGLLQHTGSGPHDRRQRGPHAHQVQPDPSGRWAVSVDLGTDSVRVCALADGAPVLHREIALRPGSGPRHLAFHPDGEHAYVVNELTPTVTVCRWDAGSGSLKPLTEVPVLPGAPAGDAYPSGIVVSPDGRFVWTATRGEDVLSVLAVTGDGLRLLGAVTCGGNWPRALAEHAGFLYVANERSGDVTWFTVDEATGLPRYDGSVPVPAASCVVFG; encoded by the coding sequence GTGGCACAGGACGGCAACTCCGGCGGGCGCAGGGCGTTCATCGGGTCGTTCACGGCGGCGGGCGGACCCGGACTGGTGACCGCGCAGGTCGCGCCGGGCGGTGGCGCCCTCACGCTCGGCCCCGCCGTGAACTCCCTGCCCGACCCGTCCTACCTGGTCCTGTCGCCCGAGCAGGACACGCTCTACGCGGTCAGCGAGACGGCCGAGGGCGCCGTCGCCGCCTTCCGGGTCGGCGGCGGGCGGCCGGAACTCGCCGGGCCGCCCGTGCCGGTGGACGGCAGCGGCCCCACCCACCTCGCCCTGTACGACGGACACGTGCTGACCGCCAACTATGGCTCCGGCAGCGTCACCGCCGTACCCGTGCGTCCGGACGGAGCACTCGCCGCCAAACCCTCCGGACTGCTCCAGCACACCGGCTCCGGCCCGCACGACCGGCGCCAGCGCGGCCCGCACGCCCATCAGGTGCAGCCCGACCCGAGCGGCCGGTGGGCCGTCAGCGTCGACCTCGGCACCGACTCGGTACGGGTGTGCGCCCTCGCCGACGGCGCCCCCGTCCTGCACCGCGAGATCGCCCTGCGGCCCGGCTCCGGCCCCCGCCACCTGGCCTTCCACCCCGACGGCGAGCACGCCTACGTCGTCAACGAACTCACCCCGACGGTGACCGTCTGCCGCTGGGACGCCGGCAGCGGCTCGCTGAAGCCGCTGACCGAGGTCCCCGTGCTGCCCGGCGCCCCGGCCGGCGACGCCTATCCGTCGGGGATCGTGGTCTCGCCCGACGGCCGCTTCGTGTGGACCGCCACCCGTGGCGAGGACGTCCTGTCGGTCCTCGCCGTCACGGGCGACGGGCTGCGCCTTCTCGGCGCGGTGACCTGCGGCGGGAACTGGCCGCGCGCGCTCGCCGAGCATGCCGGCTTCCTCTACGTCGCCAACGAGCGCTCCGGCGACGTGACCTGGTTCACCGTGGACGAGGCGACGGGACTGCCCCGCTACGACGGCTCGGTGCCGGTCCCGGCGGCCTCCTGCGTGGTCTTCGGCTGA
- a CDS encoding FUSC family protein produces the protein MLKRMFVAPDPGRARLRFAARAVLGIGLAVVVCFLAGQSVVGAVTGGLAALLALFTVADATVRGQAVTTALLPAVGVPVLAVAAELHAYPVARDLAFLAVVGAGVYARRWGPRGHSLGVFAFMTFFVAQFVHATPAQLPELYAAVLLSVLSAALVRFGAWCYEGRLPPAAAASPTPGSARAGGRPSPADRILARVTTRQAVQATAGAGFALAVGQLVSGQRWYWAVGATWWVFVNTASRGETLVRGFRRVLGTLLGIGLGFLVTVPAHGAPVPTAVLVAVAVFGIFYTAAVSYTWMMLWVTVLAESLYGLLGVLSPGLLALRLAETGVGALGAALAVLFVLPVTTHAVTDAWIQRALRCVHACTAEAADRLAGSATADPAPRVAELEQLLGRVRLAVAPLVHPLNPMPARKRRARRVLALLDDCAREVRGLVAVAADPEASHDARLAAACWRVEAAVEALTAGRPEPVRGPAEPPAEPALAHLHGLERALADLAEPLRAPSGSRLVGA, from the coding sequence GTGCTGAAGAGGATGTTCGTGGCGCCGGACCCGGGACGGGCGCGGTTGCGCTTCGCCGCGCGGGCCGTCCTCGGCATCGGGCTGGCGGTCGTCGTCTGTTTCCTCGCCGGACAGTCCGTCGTGGGCGCGGTCACCGGCGGACTCGCCGCGCTGCTCGCCCTCTTCACCGTCGCCGACGCGACCGTGCGCGGGCAGGCGGTCACCACCGCGCTGCTGCCCGCCGTGGGCGTGCCGGTCCTCGCCGTCGCGGCCGAGCTGCACGCCTACCCCGTCGCGCGCGACCTGGCCTTCCTGGCCGTCGTCGGCGCCGGGGTGTACGCGCGCCGCTGGGGGCCGCGCGGGCACAGCCTCGGCGTGTTCGCCTTCATGACCTTCTTCGTGGCCCAGTTCGTGCACGCCACCCCGGCGCAGCTGCCCGAGCTGTACGCCGCTGTCCTGCTGTCCGTGCTCAGCGCGGCACTGGTGCGCTTCGGCGCCTGGTGCTACGAGGGCCGGCTGCCCCCGGCCGCCGCAGCCTCCCCCACTCCCGGCTCCGCTCGCGCAGGGGGACGCCCGTCGCCCGCCGACCGCATCCTGGCCCGGGTGACCACGCGGCAGGCCGTGCAGGCGACCGCGGGCGCGGGCTTCGCGCTGGCCGTGGGCCAGCTGGTGTCCGGACAGCGCTGGTACTGGGCAGTCGGCGCCACCTGGTGGGTCTTCGTCAACACCGCATCGCGCGGCGAGACGCTGGTGCGCGGCTTCCGCCGGGTCCTCGGCACGCTGCTCGGCATCGGTCTGGGCTTCCTCGTCACCGTCCCTGCGCACGGCGCGCCCGTCCCGACGGCCGTCCTGGTCGCGGTCGCCGTCTTCGGCATCTTCTACACGGCCGCCGTCTCCTACACCTGGATGATGCTCTGGGTGACCGTGCTCGCCGAATCCCTCTACGGCCTCCTCGGCGTCCTCAGCCCCGGCCTGCTCGCCCTGCGGCTGGCCGAGACCGGCGTGGGCGCGCTCGGCGCCGCGCTCGCCGTGCTGTTCGTGCTGCCGGTCACCACCCACGCCGTCACCGACGCCTGGATCCAGCGCGCCCTGCGCTGCGTCCACGCCTGCACGGCCGAGGCCGCGGACCGGCTCGCGGGTTCCGCGACGGCCGATCCGGCCCCGCGCGTGGCCGAACTGGAGCAGCTGCTCGGCCGGGTCCGGCTCGCCGTCGCCCCGCTGGTGCACCCGCTGAACCCGATGCCGGCCCGCAAACGGCGCGCCCGCCGGGTGCTCGCGCTGCTCGACGACTGTGCCCGCGAGGTGCGCGGCCTGGTGGCGGTCGCGGCCGACCCCGAGGCCTCGCACGACGCCCGGCTGGCCGCGGCCTGCTGGCGTGTGGAGGCCGCCGTCGAGGCGCTCACCGCCGGCCGCCCGGAGCCGGTCCGCGGCCCGGCCGAGCCGCCGGCCGAGCCCGCCCTGGCCCATCTGCACGGCCTGGAGCGCGCCCTCGCCGACCTCGCCGAGCCGCTGCGGGCACCGTCGGGCTCACGGCTGGTCGGTGCCTGA
- a CDS encoding Lrp/AsnC family transcriptional regulator produces the protein MAVDELDTRILRLLLEQPRTSVREYARVLGVARGTLQARLDRMERDGVITGTSPSLSPAALGHPVLAFVHIEVTQGHLDDVGDALAAVPEIVEAFSITGGGDLLARVVGRDNAHLEDVIQKLISLPGVVRTRTEVALRERVPYRLLPLVESVGRATRA, from the coding sequence ATGGCCGTGGACGAACTCGACACCCGCATCCTGCGACTGCTTCTGGAGCAGCCGCGTACCAGCGTGCGCGAGTACGCCCGGGTCCTCGGTGTGGCCCGCGGCACGCTCCAGGCCCGGCTGGACCGCATGGAACGCGACGGTGTGATCACCGGCACGAGCCCTTCGCTCTCCCCCGCCGCCCTGGGCCATCCGGTGCTGGCGTTCGTGCACATCGAGGTCACCCAGGGCCATCTGGACGACGTGGGGGACGCACTGGCCGCCGTACCGGAGATCGTGGAGGCGTTCTCCATCACCGGTGGCGGGGATCTGCTCGCGCGGGTGGTGGGCCGGGACAACGCCCATCTCGAGGACGTGATCCAGAAGCTGATCAGCCTCCCGGGCGTGGTGCGTACCCGCACCGAGGTGGCGCTGCGCGAGCGTGTCCCGTACCGGCTGCTGCCGCTGGTGGAGTCGGTGGGCCGGGCGACCCGCGCCTGA
- a CDS encoding HAD family hydrolase has protein sequence MSDLGALSVIFDLDGTLVDSEPNYYEASRRTLAEHGVPDYSWADHRSYVGVSTLETAALWRERYGLNVPARTLLAEMNPRYLDLARKRTVVYPQMRKFVELLAAEGVPMAVASGSSPEVVEAILAATGLGPYLRAAVSSEEVPHGKPAPGVFLEAARRLGAAPADCVVLEDAAPGAAAARAAGMRCIAIPYVAAQADAPGFATADLLLRGGQREFTAQGTYAWLRDTAARSH, from the coding sequence ATGAGCGACCTCGGCGCCCTCTCGGTCATCTTCGATCTCGACGGAACGCTCGTGGACAGCGAGCCGAACTACTACGAGGCGAGCCGGCGGACCCTGGCCGAGCACGGCGTCCCGGACTACTCCTGGGCGGACCACCGCAGCTACGTCGGCGTCAGCACTCTGGAGACGGCGGCCCTGTGGCGCGAACGCTACGGCCTGAACGTTCCGGCACGGACACTGCTCGCCGAGATGAACCCGCGCTATCTGGACCTCGCCCGCAAACGGACGGTCGTCTACCCGCAGATGCGCAAGTTCGTGGAGTTGCTGGCCGCGGAGGGGGTGCCGATGGCGGTCGCGTCGGGGTCGTCCCCGGAGGTGGTCGAGGCGATCCTCGCGGCTACGGGTCTGGGCCCGTATCTGCGCGCCGCGGTGTCCTCCGAGGAGGTGCCGCACGGCAAGCCCGCTCCCGGCGTCTTCCTGGAGGCTGCCCGGCGGCTCGGCGCGGCCCCCGCCGACTGCGTGGTCCTGGAGGACGCGGCACCGGGCGCCGCCGCCGCCCGTGCGGCCGGGATGCGGTGCATCGCGATCCCGTACGTGGCGGCCCAGGCCGACGCGCCCGGCTTCGCCACGGCGGACCTGCTGCTGCGGGGCGGGCAGCGGGAGTTCACGGCGCAGGGGACGTACGCCTGGCTCCGGGACACGGCCGCCCGCTCGCACTGA
- a CDS encoding MFS transporter produces the protein MTTDQAGPVVGDRRWKALAVCLTAAFMTLLDTSIVNVALPSVERGLHADEADLSWVMSGYALTFGLSLVPAGRLGDMRGRRRTFLTGLALFTLASAACGLSSGAAWLVLFRLVQGASAGLIAPQTSALIQQMFQGPERARAFGMMGSTIGISTAVGPLAGGLLIQLAGGPEGWRWVFYVNLPIGVAVFCAALRLLPRSPGSPGRRECFDLPGVLLLGSGVLALMLPLVQNQQWHGRLKWALLPAGAILLAAFWAWERHQERRGRAPLVDLGLFGLRSFTLGALLSLVYFAGFTTLFFVYTLFLQNSMGYSALEAGLSSMPFALGAALGAAAGGRLVLRFGRRTVLAGLSTVAVGMLGVVTAVQFVPGRAVAWGVGVPLLVAGFGSGLTISPNTTLTLSRVPVGRGGAAGGVLQTGQRIGSAAGVAVVGSVYFAHLAHRGSPSTALQLGLLTSVGIILLALLLAYADLRERRVRPEAGRSPEAARQGS, from the coding sequence ATGACCACAGACCAGGCCGGACCGGTCGTCGGCGACCGGCGGTGGAAGGCGCTCGCCGTCTGTCTGACCGCGGCCTTCATGACGCTGCTGGACACGTCCATCGTGAATGTGGCCCTGCCGTCGGTGGAGCGCGGGCTGCACGCCGACGAGGCCGACCTGTCGTGGGTGATGTCCGGCTACGCGCTCACCTTCGGCCTGTCCCTCGTACCGGCCGGGCGGCTCGGGGACATGCGCGGGCGGCGCCGGACCTTCCTCACCGGACTCGCCCTGTTCACGCTGGCGTCGGCCGCCTGCGGGCTGTCCTCCGGCGCCGCCTGGCTGGTGCTGTTCCGGCTGGTCCAGGGGGCGTCGGCGGGCCTGATCGCGCCGCAGACCTCGGCGCTGATCCAGCAGATGTTCCAGGGCCCGGAGCGGGCTCGTGCGTTCGGCATGATGGGCAGCACCATCGGGATCTCCACGGCGGTCGGTCCGCTCGCGGGCGGCCTGCTGATCCAGTTGGCCGGCGGCCCCGAGGGCTGGCGCTGGGTCTTCTACGTCAACCTGCCCATCGGGGTGGCCGTCTTCTGCGCGGCACTGCGGCTGCTCCCCCGCTCCCCCGGCTCACCGGGCAGGCGCGAGTGCTTCGACCTGCCGGGCGTCCTGCTGCTCGGCTCGGGAGTGCTCGCGCTCATGCTGCCGCTGGTACAGAACCAGCAGTGGCACGGGCGGCTGAAGTGGGCGCTGCTCCCGGCAGGCGCCATTCTGCTGGCCGCGTTCTGGGCGTGGGAACGCCACCAGGAGCGGCGCGGCCGGGCCCCACTGGTCGACCTGGGGCTCTTCGGGCTGCGCTCCTTCACGCTCGGCGCGCTGCTGAGCCTCGTGTACTTCGCCGGCTTCACGACGCTGTTCTTCGTCTACACGCTGTTCCTCCAGAACAGCATGGGGTACAGCGCGCTCGAGGCGGGCCTGTCGTCCATGCCGTTCGCGCTGGGGGCGGCGCTGGGTGCCGCCGCCGGTGGCCGGCTGGTGCTGCGGTTCGGGCGCCGGACGGTCCTTGCCGGACTGAGTACGGTGGCGGTCGGGATGCTCGGTGTCGTCACGGCCGTGCAGTTCGTGCCGGGGCGGGCCGTGGCCTGGGGAGTCGGGGTGCCGCTGCTCGTCGCCGGATTCGGCTCGGGCCTGACCATCTCCCCGAACACCACGCTCACCCTGTCCCGCGTCCCGGTGGGGCGGGGAGGGGCGGCGGGCGGGGTGCTGCAGACCGGTCAGCGCATCGGCTCGGCGGCCGGTGTCGCGGTCGTCGGCTCGGTGTACTTCGCGCACCTGGCCCACCGCGGCAGCCCCTCCACCGCACTCCAGCTCGGCCTGCTCACCTCCGTGGGGATCATCCTGCTGGCCCTGCTGCTGGCCTACGCCGACCTGCGGGAACGGCGTGTGCGTCCGGAGGCCGGGAGGAGTCCGGAAGCGGCTCGGCAGGGGTCGTAG